In Archangium violaceum, the following are encoded in one genomic region:
- the rnr gene encoding ribonuclease R: MKRHLSDSKHPLGVKELLRLTGLHPGQQTQLKRALRDLVRNGELLKEGKRFRLRGERPASNGTDGNGGARPPFVRREPEARGEPRGHEREGRPPGAWRQGTRDERRPGGPPREEARPGVDERFAPRGRFSREGRPEPRGRFVREGRRDQPQARFEDRGAPGPRGRFEERGTAEPRSRFARQERPGGGRFDARRDKPGGGRAGQAGRFEGRSDNRGRFEQDRRSGRGGGFAREERFEPRGRGGRRERGAEAGQETFTVEGILHVHRDGYGFVHPSSGEGDNIFLPPQEAARALDNDRVIVESWGRPGRMEGRLVRVLDRTRQLAIGTYVERGRRDALVIPYDKNLQTQGPIRVPPTQMARDGDVVRVRLGIGAELLEPGEGLYGEVAGSVGKPGDPSAEVLSIAYSQGFSDEFPPEVMDEADRIRPVVSEEEARGESRRDLRQMALVTIDGEDARDFDDAVYTEEHPQGWRLVVAIADVTHYVREGTSLDAEALRRATSVYLPDRVLPMLPERLSNGICSLRPDEDRLCMVADMVLDTRGKLVSSELYPGVMRSHARCTYNEVQDVLDGKDVPHRNAFKPHFERLMALARVLMQMRKERGAIDFNLPEHKVVMGEDGLPARMERRERKDSHRLIEECMLAANEAVAKFFADQGLPSVYRYHGEPDEEKLAVFAQLAQAYGFRMVAEDITPKALNAFMAQLQGHPEERALNQLLLRSMMQAVYTASDVGHYGLAAEFYLHFTSPIRRYPDLLVHRLLKAHWEREGQERSPAQLEREEQRLEDMASQSSERERAAMQVEREVVSFYAALMMKDRLGEEFAATVAGLVEFGFFVELDEVHVEGLVRADSLGFGTRFDKTLHTFTLPGGFRVRVGQKTRVRLVNVNLSLRRIEFEALEIAGRTVRSIQDVERVEQEAQKQQAREERKKASRASRERAREERWGRPQRGVDAGELSMAEAEAVRNRAAETAAVEEAPAERAETAEVAPPTVERQTESVEIVERLTPTAPAGFDRIRALAALDAREGGEESEAPRAVPPKRRKKAAAAEQKPTRAKRAAGARKAAPVRKAAVKKAAAKKAPAAKKAPAAAKKAPVAKKATTKKAAVKKAVAKKSASKARSPGGAKAKGSAKKTASARKAKKRSGR, translated from the coding sequence GTGAAGCGACACCTGTCCGACTCCAAGCACCCCCTCGGGGTCAAGGAGCTCCTGCGACTCACCGGACTGCACCCCGGGCAGCAGACCCAGCTCAAGCGCGCCCTGCGGGATCTGGTGCGCAACGGCGAGCTGCTCAAGGAGGGTAAGCGGTTCCGCCTGCGGGGCGAGCGGCCGGCCTCCAATGGGACCGATGGGAACGGGGGGGCACGGCCTCCCTTCGTCCGGCGCGAGCCCGAGGCCCGTGGGGAGCCGCGAGGGCACGAGCGTGAGGGCCGCCCTCCAGGAGCCTGGCGCCAGGGGACTCGAGACGAGCGCCGGCCCGGGGGTCCGCCGCGCGAGGAGGCCCGGCCTGGAGTCGATGAGCGCTTCGCTCCCCGGGGCCGTTTCTCGCGGGAGGGCCGTCCCGAGCCACGGGGCCGCTTCGTGCGCGAGGGCCGCAGGGATCAGCCCCAGGCGCGCTTCGAGGATCGGGGCGCACCTGGGCCGCGCGGCCGTTTCGAGGAGCGGGGGACCGCCGAGCCCCGGAGCCGTTTCGCCCGGCAGGAGAGGCCCGGCGGTGGCCGTTTCGACGCCCGGCGGGACAAGCCGGGAGGGGGCCGCGCCGGGCAGGCGGGCCGTTTCGAGGGCCGGTCCGACAACCGCGGCCGCTTCGAGCAGGATCGCCGCTCCGGACGCGGAGGAGGCTTCGCGCGTGAGGAGCGCTTCGAGCCGCGAGGCCGGGGTGGCCGGCGCGAGCGTGGGGCGGAGGCGGGACAGGAGACCTTCACGGTGGAGGGCATCCTCCACGTGCACCGCGATGGCTACGGCTTCGTCCACCCCAGCTCGGGCGAGGGAGACAACATCTTCCTTCCGCCCCAGGAGGCCGCGCGGGCGCTCGACAATGATCGGGTGATCGTGGAGTCCTGGGGGCGCCCCGGGCGCATGGAGGGCCGCCTCGTCCGCGTGCTCGACCGGACGCGGCAGCTCGCCATCGGCACCTATGTGGAGCGCGGCCGGCGCGACGCCCTGGTGATTCCCTACGACAAGAACCTCCAGACGCAGGGGCCCATCCGCGTCCCGCCCACCCAGATGGCGCGTGACGGAGACGTGGTGAGGGTGCGCCTGGGCATCGGCGCGGAGCTGTTGGAGCCCGGCGAGGGCCTCTATGGCGAGGTCGCGGGCTCCGTCGGCAAGCCCGGCGATCCGAGCGCCGAGGTGCTCTCCATCGCCTACTCGCAGGGCTTCTCCGACGAGTTCCCCCCCGAGGTCATGGACGAGGCGGATCGCATCCGCCCGGTGGTCTCCGAGGAGGAGGCCCGCGGAGAGAGTCGCCGCGACCTGCGGCAGATGGCGCTCGTCACCATCGATGGCGAGGACGCGCGTGACTTCGACGACGCCGTCTACACCGAGGAACACCCGCAGGGGTGGCGGCTCGTGGTGGCCATCGCCGACGTGACGCACTACGTGCGCGAGGGGACCTCGCTCGACGCCGAGGCCCTGCGCCGCGCCACCTCCGTCTACCTGCCGGACCGTGTGCTGCCCATGCTCCCGGAGCGGCTCAGCAACGGCATCTGCTCGCTGCGCCCCGACGAGGACCGGCTGTGCATGGTGGCGGACATGGTGCTCGACACGCGCGGCAAGCTCGTCTCGAGCGAGCTCTACCCGGGCGTCATGCGCAGCCACGCCCGCTGCACCTACAACGAGGTGCAGGACGTGCTCGACGGCAAGGACGTCCCGCACCGCAACGCCTTCAAGCCCCACTTCGAGCGGCTCATGGCCCTGGCCCGCGTGCTGATGCAGATGCGCAAGGAGCGCGGCGCCATCGACTTCAACCTGCCCGAGCACAAGGTGGTGATGGGCGAGGACGGTCTGCCCGCCCGCATGGAGCGCCGCGAGCGCAAGGACAGCCACCGGCTCATCGAGGAGTGCATGCTCGCCGCCAACGAGGCGGTGGCGAAGTTCTTCGCCGATCAGGGCCTGCCCAGCGTGTACCGCTACCACGGTGAGCCCGACGAGGAGAAGCTGGCCGTCTTCGCCCAGCTGGCCCAGGCCTACGGCTTCCGCATGGTGGCCGAGGACATCACCCCGAAGGCGCTCAATGCCTTCATGGCCCAGCTCCAGGGCCACCCCGAGGAGCGCGCCCTCAACCAGCTCCTGTTGCGCTCCATGATGCAGGCCGTCTACACGGCCTCGGATGTCGGCCACTACGGACTGGCCGCCGAGTTCTACCTCCACTTCACCTCGCCCATCCGCCGCTACCCGGACCTGCTCGTCCACCGGCTGCTCAAGGCGCACTGGGAGCGCGAGGGGCAGGAGCGGTCTCCCGCCCAGCTGGAGCGCGAGGAGCAGCGGCTGGAGGACATGGCCTCCCAGAGCTCCGAGCGCGAGCGCGCCGCCATGCAGGTGGAGCGCGAGGTGGTCTCCTTCTACGCGGCCCTGATGATGAAGGACCGCCTGGGCGAGGAGTTCGCCGCCACCGTCGCGGGCCTCGTCGAGTTCGGCTTCTTCGTGGAGCTCGACGAGGTGCACGTCGAGGGGCTCGTCCGCGCCGACTCGCTCGGGTTCGGGACGCGCTTCGACAAGACGCTGCACACCTTCACGCTGCCGGGTGGCTTCCGCGTGCGGGTGGGACAGAAGACCCGGGTGCGCCTGGTCAACGTGAACCTGTCCCTGCGGCGGATCGAGTTCGAGGCCCTGGAGATCGCTGGCAGGACCGTGCGGTCCATCCAGGACGTGGAGAGGGTGGAGCAGGAGGCCCAGAAGCAGCAGGCCCGTGAGGAGCGGAAGAAGGCCTCCCGTGCCTCGCGCGAGCGGGCCCGCGAGGAGCGGTGGGGTCGGCCCCAGCGCGGGGTCGACGCCGGCGAGCTCTCGATGGCCGAAGCGGAGGCAGTGCGGAATCGGGCCGCCGAGACGGCTGCCGTGGAAGAGGCTCCGGCGGAGCGGGCGGAGACCGCGGAAGTGGCTCCTCCCACCGTGGAGCGGCAGACCGAGTCCGTGGAGATCGTGGAGCGGCTCACCCCGACGGCTCCCGCGGGCTTCGATCGCATCCGCGCCCTGGCGGCGCTGGACGCGCGTGAAGGGGGCGAGGAGAGCGAGGCGCCTCGGGCCGTGCCTCCCAAGCGGCGCAAGAAGGCCGCAGCGGCCGAGCAGAAGCCGACGCGTGCGAAGCGTGCCGCCGGGGCTCGCAAGGCGGCTCCGGTCCGGAAGGCGGCCGTGAAGAAGGCGGCCGCGAAGAAGGCTCCGGCCGCGAAGAAGGCTCCGGCTGCCGCGAAGAAGGCTCCGGTCGCGAAGAAGGCCACCACGAAGAAGGCGGCCGTGAAGAAGGCCGTCGCGAAGAAGTCCGCGTCGAAGGCTCGCTCACCGGGTGGGGCCAAGGCGAAGGGGAGCGCGAAGAAGACCGCTTCCGCGCGCAAGGCGAAGAAGCGGTCGGGTAGGTAG
- a CDS encoding protease inhibitor I42 family protein produces the protein MAKPRSGAKKATPAEKKVKSTKPGVLKTASKSVAKAAAKLVTKAAEGAKVAKKGATVKKEAPAAAKKEAPAAKKVAAKAATKVKEVAEAASKVATKVAGKVKEATRGKESARAEAPVVPAAEKPRPRATKLPPPGEPLNKRDMEQLLTAGQGRGVVGEGSLKGRLSMVDGLPALMVVGRDKRELTFILQGPDQEVLPAYMDHKVSVSGLIKKTTNYGGTVDVRKFSAKKPEVEEPVVAPVEVETRLRYLSPGEVSQVVSAGMGAGMKGFASLRGNLEMTGEEFVLVVSNGGTRQQVSYILEGKGAKGLRKHLGQTLAVTGVVDKSSGWGGRIEVENVEPRPSEARPISREGMEIVQVEGEQPANIDAKLNHAITVRLQEQPGFTWAIEPTAAKRVGLREANFEPGTDGSATREFFFTPRNPGTSEVEFFLAKAFNPGQVERSFKLTVNVKP, from the coding sequence ATGGCCAAGCCCAGGTCCGGGGCCAAGAAGGCGACTCCCGCTGAGAAGAAGGTCAAGTCGACGAAACCGGGTGTCCTCAAGACCGCGTCCAAGAGCGTGGCGAAGGCCGCCGCGAAACTGGTGACGAAGGCGGCGGAGGGCGCGAAGGTGGCGAAGAAGGGCGCGACGGTGAAGAAGGAAGCGCCCGCTGCGGCCAAGAAGGAAGCGCCCGCCGCGAAGAAGGTCGCCGCGAAGGCCGCGACCAAGGTGAAGGAGGTCGCCGAGGCGGCCTCGAAGGTCGCCACGAAGGTGGCGGGCAAGGTGAAGGAGGCCACCCGGGGCAAGGAGTCCGCCAGGGCGGAGGCCCCCGTGGTGCCCGCGGCCGAGAAGCCGCGTCCCCGCGCCACCAAGCTGCCTCCCCCGGGCGAGCCGCTCAACAAGCGCGACATGGAGCAGTTGCTCACCGCCGGCCAGGGCCGGGGTGTGGTGGGCGAGGGCAGCCTCAAGGGCCGCCTGTCCATGGTCGACGGTCTGCCCGCCCTCATGGTGGTGGGCCGCGACAAGCGCGAGCTGACCTTCATCCTCCAGGGGCCGGATCAGGAGGTGCTGCCGGCCTATATGGACCACAAGGTGTCCGTCAGCGGTCTCATCAAGAAGACCACCAACTACGGCGGCACGGTGGACGTGCGGAAGTTCTCCGCGAAGAAGCCCGAGGTCGAGGAGCCCGTGGTGGCGCCGGTGGAGGTGGAGACCCGGCTGCGCTACCTGTCTCCCGGCGAGGTGTCCCAGGTGGTGTCGGCCGGCATGGGCGCGGGGATGAAGGGCTTCGCCTCGCTGCGCGGCAACCTGGAGATGACCGGCGAGGAGTTCGTGCTGGTGGTCTCCAACGGCGGCACCCGGCAGCAGGTGTCCTACATCCTCGAGGGCAAGGGCGCCAAGGGGCTGCGCAAGCACCTGGGCCAGACGCTCGCCGTCACCGGCGTGGTGGACAAGTCCTCGGGCTGGGGTGGTCGCATCGAGGTGGAGAACGTGGAGCCGCGTCCCTCCGAGGCCCGGCCCATCTCCCGCGAGGGCATGGAGATCGTCCAGGTGGAGGGCGAGCAGCCCGCCAACATCGATGCGAAGCTCAACCACGCCATCACCGTGCGTCTGCAGGAGCAGCCGGGTTTCACGTGGGCCATCGAGCCCACGGCGGCCAAGCGCGTGGGCCTGCGGGAGGCCAACTTCGAGCCGGGCACCGACGGCTCGGCCACCCGCGAGTTCTTCTTCACCCCGCGCAACCCCGGAACGTCCGAGGTCGAGTTCTTCCTCGCCAAGGCGTTCAACCCCGGTCAGGTGGAGCGCTCGTTCAAGCTCACCGTGAACGTCAAGCCCTGA
- a CDS encoding molybdopterin molybdotransferase MoeA, which yields MKEDDALLPVEEARARTLALVSPLPHEWVRMEEALGRALAVDVRAQRTLPPWDNSAMDGFAVRSADLTAPPPIRLQVRETIYAGQTPREEVRPGSCARIMTGAPLPAGADAVVMRERTRLAPGGETVEILEAVGPGNFVRPRGEDAREGEVLLARGTPLGIPELGLLVGQGMLTVPVPRRPRVAILSTGDELCRADAPAEGRIVDANAPALSLAVLRAGGVPSVLGIARDTLEDVYQHLAAAEGYDLVLTSAGMSVGEHDFVREALEKLGVERDFWRVAIKPGKPLAVGRKGNTAYVGLPGNPTSSLVTFELFVRPALRRMLGHSEVEPPRVGGRLAGELKKPVGLAHYVRVTAAWQDGELWARPLSTQTSGVLRSAASATHLLHFPRNSSRLANGDSVELLPLSWGA from the coding sequence ATGAAGGAAGATGACGCGCTGCTGCCCGTGGAGGAAGCACGTGCTCGCACGCTCGCCCTGGTGTCCCCGCTGCCCCACGAGTGGGTGCGGATGGAAGAGGCCCTCGGGCGGGCCCTCGCGGTGGACGTCCGCGCGCAGCGCACCCTGCCCCCCTGGGACAACTCGGCCATGGATGGCTTCGCGGTGCGCAGCGCCGATCTGACGGCGCCCCCGCCCATCCGCCTCCAGGTCCGGGAGACGATCTACGCGGGCCAGACGCCCCGGGAAGAGGTCCGGCCGGGGAGCTGCGCGCGGATCATGACGGGGGCCCCCCTGCCGGCGGGCGCGGACGCGGTGGTGATGCGCGAGCGCACCCGGCTGGCTCCCGGGGGCGAGACGGTGGAGATCCTCGAGGCGGTGGGGCCGGGAAACTTCGTGCGGCCCCGGGGTGAGGACGCGCGCGAGGGCGAGGTGCTGCTGGCGCGGGGCACGCCCCTGGGGATTCCGGAGCTGGGGCTGCTGGTGGGCCAGGGAATGCTGACGGTGCCCGTGCCGCGCCGCCCGCGGGTGGCCATCCTCTCCACCGGCGACGAGCTGTGCCGGGCGGACGCGCCCGCCGAGGGCCGCATCGTGGACGCCAATGCCCCGGCGCTCTCCCTGGCCGTCCTCCGGGCTGGCGGGGTGCCCTCGGTGCTCGGCATCGCCCGGGACACGCTGGAGGACGTGTACCAGCACCTGGCGGCGGCCGAGGGCTACGATCTGGTGCTGACGAGCGCGGGCATGTCCGTGGGCGAGCACGACTTCGTGCGCGAGGCCCTGGAGAAGCTGGGCGTGGAGCGGGACTTCTGGCGCGTGGCCATCAAGCCCGGCAAGCCGCTCGCCGTGGGCCGCAAGGGGAACACCGCCTACGTCGGACTGCCGGGCAACCCCACCTCCTCGCTCGTCACCTTCGAGCTCTTCGTCCGCCCCGCCCTGCGGCGCATGCTGGGGCACTCGGAGGTGGAGCCACCTCGGGTGGGCGGCCGACTCGCGGGCGAGCTCAAGAAGCCAGTGGGGCTGGCCCACTACGTGCGCGTGACGGCTGCCTGGCAGGACGGTGAGCTGTGGGCCCGGCCCCTGTCCACCCAGACGTCGGGTGTGCTGCGCTCCGCGGCCTCGGCCACTCACCTGCTCCACTTCCCACGCAATTCAAGTAGGCTGGCTAATGGTGACAGCGTGGAATTGCTCCCTCTTTCCTGGGGGGCATGA
- the ribA gene encoding GTP cyclohydrolase II, producing the protein MSDSRTPQVLPTRKSTSLLERFSEADVPTGRGVLRTVVFREKRNGREHVALVVGEVQGMEGVPVRVHSECLTSEVFGSLKCDCREQLDRALDFVTQHGCGVVLYLRQEGRGIGLGNKIKAYALQAQGLDTYEANRKLGFPDDLRSYDIAAEMLRLLGVRSVDLITNNPLKIAGLVEEGIPVRRRIPSRTEHNPHNVDYLKTKRERTGHLIELFAEDDDTEAKVG; encoded by the coding sequence ATGTCCGATTCACGTACACCCCAGGTCCTCCCTACCCGCAAGAGCACTTCTCTCCTGGAGAGATTTTCGGAAGCGGATGTCCCCACTGGACGGGGCGTGCTGCGGACGGTCGTCTTCCGCGAGAAGCGCAACGGACGGGAGCACGTGGCGCTGGTGGTGGGTGAGGTGCAGGGGATGGAGGGCGTGCCCGTCCGGGTTCACTCCGAGTGTTTGACCAGCGAGGTGTTCGGCAGCCTGAAGTGCGACTGCCGGGAGCAGCTGGACCGGGCGCTGGACTTCGTCACCCAGCACGGGTGCGGCGTGGTGCTCTACCTGCGGCAGGAGGGCCGGGGCATCGGCCTGGGCAACAAGATCAAGGCCTACGCGCTGCAGGCCCAGGGCCTGGACACCTACGAGGCCAACCGCAAGCTGGGCTTCCCGGACGACCTGCGCAGCTACGACATCGCCGCCGAGATGCTGCGCCTGCTCGGGGTGCGCTCGGTGGACCTCATCACCAACAACCCCCTGAAAATTGCAGGCCTGGTGGAAGAGGGGATTCCAGTTCGTCGACGCATTCCCTCGCGTACGGAGCACAATCCGCATAACGTCGACTACCTGAAGACGAAGCGTGAGCGGACGGGGCACCTGATTGAGCTCTTCGCCGAGGACGACGACACGGAAGCGAAGGTTGGCTGA
- a CDS encoding MBL fold metallo-hydrolase codes for MRCGEELLIFDLGTGVRVLGEELCALGGPVRGTIFLSHYHYDHLQGLPFFTPIFNPIHSFTVYGAPRKGQSVKEVLAGQMVHPYFPVTAEQVFKAQLTYRDVESKQVLEVGPARIRTLDMNHPGGSLGYRVECDGRSVVYATDVEHGSAKDPELVEFARDADMLIIDAMYTEDEYRGLKGAAKLGWGHSTWESAVETANAARAKQLVLFHHETTRDDDAMDRFVEEVRKHRPDVIAAVESEILEP; via the coding sequence ATGCGATGCGGGGAAGAGCTGCTCATCTTCGACCTCGGAACGGGCGTACGCGTGCTGGGAGAGGAGCTGTGCGCATTGGGTGGACCGGTGCGCGGGACCATCTTCCTGTCGCACTACCACTACGATCACCTGCAGGGGCTGCCGTTCTTCACCCCCATCTTCAACCCGATCCATAGCTTCACGGTGTACGGGGCGCCCCGGAAGGGGCAGTCGGTGAAGGAGGTGCTGGCCGGGCAGATGGTGCACCCCTACTTCCCGGTGACGGCGGAGCAGGTCTTCAAGGCCCAGCTGACGTACCGGGACGTGGAGTCCAAGCAGGTGCTGGAGGTGGGCCCCGCGAGGATCCGCACGCTGGACATGAACCACCCGGGAGGCAGCCTGGGCTACCGGGTGGAGTGCGACGGCAGATCCGTGGTGTACGCGACGGACGTGGAGCACGGGAGCGCGAAGGACCCGGAGCTGGTGGAGTTCGCGCGCGACGCGGACATGCTCATCATCGACGCGATGTACACGGAGGATGAGTACCGGGGCCTCAAGGGCGCCGCGAAGCTCGGCTGGGGCCACTCGACGTGGGAGTCGGCGGTGGAGACAGCCAACGCGGCGAGGGCGAAGCAGCTGGTGCTCTTCCACCACGAGACCACGCGCGACGACGATGCGATGGACAGGTTCGTCGAGGAGGTGCGCAAGCACCGTCCCGATGTGATCGCCGCCGTGGAGTCGGAGATCCTGGAGCCGTAG
- the lipB gene encoding lipoyl(octanoyl) transferase LipB: MNTLTVYRFGRVEYEDGLQLMKLFGEARRQGLCGDSLLLLEHPPILTLGRGAKRSNIVASDARLSSEGVEIFETDRGGDVTYHGPGQLVGYPIFLLPEQRHDVRRYVRDVEQCIIRTLAEYGLSSGTIPKWPGVWLGQEDSPDVRKICAIGVHLSRWLTSHGFALNVNTHLPHFELIVPCGIREAGVTSMRKELGRPVPLAEVEDKVARHFADVFELQLAEPKPLTRTVCVTLMRGRGPEARVLLLRRRPERGGFWQIVTGRLEPGEQPREAAARELFEETGLRTDVVDLEYRHAFAVGSVVPPRLVEENGFAARCSDDFQVHLGDEHDAHEWVDVPTALARLPFRGLREGVQRARRVLGG; this comes from the coding sequence GTGAACACGCTGACGGTGTACCGGTTCGGCCGGGTCGAATACGAGGACGGCCTCCAGCTGATGAAGCTCTTCGGCGAGGCCCGGCGCCAGGGGCTGTGCGGGGACTCCCTGCTCCTGCTCGAGCACCCGCCCATCCTCACCCTGGGCCGTGGTGCGAAGCGCTCCAACATCGTCGCCAGCGACGCGCGTCTCTCCTCCGAGGGCGTGGAGATCTTCGAGACCGATCGCGGCGGGGACGTCACGTACCACGGGCCCGGGCAGCTCGTCGGCTACCCCATCTTCCTCCTGCCCGAGCAGCGCCACGACGTGCGCCGCTACGTGCGCGACGTCGAGCAGTGCATCATCCGCACCCTCGCCGAGTACGGCCTCTCCTCCGGCACCATTCCCAAGTGGCCCGGTGTGTGGCTGGGCCAGGAGGACTCACCGGACGTCCGGAAGATCTGCGCCATTGGCGTCCACCTCTCCCGCTGGCTCACCAGTCACGGCTTCGCGCTCAACGTCAACACGCACCTGCCGCACTTCGAGCTCATCGTCCCGTGCGGCATCCGCGAGGCCGGGGTCACCTCGATGCGCAAGGAGCTCGGCCGCCCCGTGCCCCTGGCCGAGGTCGAGGACAAGGTGGCCCGGCATTTCGCCGACGTCTTCGAGCTCCAGCTCGCCGAGCCCAAGCCCCTCACGCGCACCGTGTGCGTCACGTTGATGCGCGGCAGGGGGCCGGAGGCGCGCGTGCTGCTGCTCCGCCGCCGCCCCGAGCGCGGTGGCTTCTGGCAGATCGTCACCGGCCGCCTGGAGCCGGGAGAGCAGCCCCGGGAGGCCGCCGCCCGCGAGCTGTTCGAGGAGACGGGGCTGCGCACCGACGTGGTCGACCTGGAGTACCGCCACGCCTTCGCCGTCGGCAGCGTGGTGCCTCCGAGGCTCGTGGAGGAGAACGGGTTCGCGGCCCGGTGCTCCGACGACTTCCAGGTCCACCTCGGCGACGAGCACGATGCGCACGAGTGGGTGGACGTACCGACCGCCCTCGCCCGGCTGCCGTTCCGCGGGCTGCGCGAGGGCGTCCAGCGCGCCCGCCGGGTGCTCGGGGGTTGA